DNA from Fusarium musae strain F31 chromosome 7, whole genome shotgun sequence:
ATGTACATGGCGACCTTTCTCAACGTAAACTCCGAGTCGTCACACATCGTCAATGTTCCATCTAAAAATGTTAATCAGTACTCGATTGCCATGTAAGACGATAAACATACCTGATGCTCGGACTGTGTACGGGTCAACCTTCTGTGTCTTGACACCCTTCTCATCCACGGCATCTTCTATATATCGCCCAACTTGCCAGACCTTGGCGTCTGTGAAGCTTCTAGGATCAGAGTGATGAAGGTCATTCACAATGTGTGCGACCGTTCCCTTCTTTAGAACAAAGCtgtcttctttgtctttgagaatCACATCCTCCTTCAGGTATCTCGCTGACCACCCTCCACCGTATAACCTTAATGTCTCAAGGTATACCCCTTGAAGCAAAGGACATTTAGTAACGAGACCTTCTAGGTCGAGTTTCTGAACCTGAGGAGGGATCCAGACAGCGCCACCGAATTCGTTCTTAGGCTGAACGATCTTGACGAATGGTGTGATTTGCTCGCGGATTTGAGATAGAAGAACTTGGTCCTGATACAACTCGAACAGAGACCAGGAGATGAGCGACGTAGAGTTGACAGTAGTCGCccaaagaagagcaacatCGAATGCAGCGCGAATATCAATGGACAGACCATGCTTTCGATAGACTTCAGTCCTGGCGCGTACAAGAGGGCTGATGGTGTGAAAGTCCTGCCATTTCGTCGCCGGCTCTTCATCACTGAGAAACTTGTCCAACTCAGTATGATACTCGCGCATGAAAGTGAGTAGCCTTTTTAGAGCAAATCTGGCGCGCTGGGAGCTTGGGAAAGGCGCCCAGACGGGGACACCCATTGCGAGCGAGTGGAAAGCATCGTTGAAAATCCACAGATGAGGCCAGATATCGGTGTAGACCTCGACGAAGTCTGTGCCAAAGACTGAGATGGTGGCAGTTCTAGCGACGAAGGTTTTCATGAGTTCGAAGAAGTCCACAGCCATGATCTTTTCGTCTCCTGTATTTTCCAAAAGCTCCGCATTGGCCCCTCGCTCCCAGTCCATCTGATCAGTGGGATAGCTGTTGAAAGAGATTGCATCAGCAGCATTGTCGTCAAGATCGCGAAGGGCAGCATTGGCGAGGGTGTCGAGATGAGAGCCGCTCAGATACTCCCTGGTGATTTGATAGACCTCAGGAGCAGCTTTATCATAAGCAgcaagatccttcttctcaaggccaaAATTGGTCATCATAATCCGTCGAGCGACATACTCCTTGTCAGCGATAGATCCCGGCTGCTCAAGAAGACGAGCCACAAGAGAAGGTCGAAACACAAAAGAGTGAATGCTCTGGAATAAGCGGAGTGAAAAGACACCCTGAACATATCGATCTCTGAAGCGCgtcaaagctgaagaaggactGAGGAAAATACGCGGAGCATGGCCGAACAAGGGTACCCAAAAGGGCGCAAGAGGGGGTGTTTTTGATCCATCCTTTctagaagaagatgaactgCCTGTAAAGAGTCTTgttgtgatgaagaggattaTGGTTGTGACGAGGATAGCTTGTAGGGGATATCGTTGGGCGTGGGGGATGAGAGTCTCATTGAGGCGCTCTCGAAGTGCCTCGAGACTGTCCATGTTGAGATAAGACTAGAAGATACTGAAGTGGTTCAACATGAGTGATGGAGGAATAGAGGGTTTGGTGAAGTTGAGGCGATACGTGGTTTCGCTGTTGAAGATGCAAACTTGAGAGCTCTTGTATGGATCAGACCCGCCCGTGCTGACTGGCGTTGCTCAGACGGGAGTTGTAGGGGCTGTGCACTGTAGTCAGAGTGTTACAGTGGTTGGTGCACCACATCTCGGTCAatatcttgagaagaagtctcATGACTTTCAATGAATGAATTAGATACTCAAAGTAAACCTGTCTAACAACGGAATTCTTTATTCCTGTTCAGTCATTAGTAGCCCCTTTGCTTTCGTCTGGAAGCTTCTGTCATAGACTCAGTGCTATTGCCTGAGCTTATACTGTTGCATCACACATAAGTAACCTGGCtattgtatgtatgtcgTCCAGGATAAATAGACATAGGCAGACacaaaaaaaagtaaaaaggcaATAATGGAGTATCATTCAGTATAATAGCCATCAATTGACATAATTTTGAGGCTATTCCATATGCCAGTCTGTCATGACTGCGGTCAACCAGTGGGTATCGATGTGTCACAGCGCCGAAACTCAGCGACATAAGACGTTGTACTGAGAAATGTTCTCCAACAATTAGATCTGGTTTCGTGGTCTAACGGTTATGACTGCGGATTCTGATTCCGCCAGCGAGGGTTCGACTCCCTCCGAGACCTTTCCTTTTGCTTGGTTGCATTAATATcttttgttgttggtgttgatgagatcttgTAACTCGAGAATGATGACTTGCTAACTTCATCCGATGTGTGGTTGGAGGTCAGGCTGCATTGTCGAGTCTATTGGCACCTTGACCCTGAGTGATGCAATTGAGTTTCCCGCGGTCTGACGGGAGACGACAGCTTTTTATTACACTCTGAAAGGCATGGGTTTGcaacttgatgagaagaaaagcCCATTGTCATGGTGAGGTTATGGGATCAGAGTTTCAGATTTCCGATGAAGTTCAGCAGCCTTTATAAACACAGAGTTCATGAGTGGAAAATGCGTCAACTTGCACTTTTTCTGAAGGGGAACAGACGAAGACTTGTCACTATGGAAGTCAACTATTCAGGGCTGGCTTGAGGTACATATGCGACGGAGTGTTCAATCCGGGGGTTGTTGGCGACGTTTGTCCTGGATATTGCGCGATGTTCTTATCAATCTCAAAATTTCGGAAGCTGAAGTATAAGTCAAACGATCACCGTTTGTACTTGGCCGTTTATAGCCAGAAACAACTCAATTCGACTTAAAAAGTGACTACTAGATCCAATTGAATACTCAAAAGACAATCACTAAACAACTGTATATAATTCTCTGTCTTACAAGTCCATTCCCGTTCCTGGCCGGGCATCATTGGGTTGGTGCTCCGATGATCGGCTGCCTCAGGCCCCAACCGGTTGCATCATCCGTCTGAATCTGGCAACTTATTCTTATGTGAGCTCCATCAAGTGCTTATAACTAAAACGCCTCTCCCCCTTTTAATAGATAGAACAAAACACCTCTTTGGCCAAGGTAAAGTAGCTACCGGATCGCAGCCAAGGCCCCTGGCAGCTCCGGTACCTTGTTGTCTCTGCCTCTTATCGACGCGCTATCCTATCCCGCCCCCGCCATAAACCACCAGGACACATCCCATGATGAGCTCGATCTGAGCCGAACAGTCACTATGATACCTCAATTACTCCTGCGGTCGTCGAGGACATGTCCTCAGAGGAGTCTGGCACTTCACCGACTGTCTTCAGTGTCTCAACGACCTGGTTTGACGCAGACCTTCTGGACATGTGCCCCGCGTCGCGAACGAGCAGCACCCACAGATTCGAAAACCAAGACGACGAAGCCGACGGCCGTGTTTCCTGCGCAGAAACAACCGACGAAACAAAATGATCCCCTTGCGACTGTTGATAAATCTGCGACTGAGCAGCGCAAGGCCGATTGGGCTATCATGAAGGAGATGACTCGGTATCTGTGGCCCAAGGATGACTGGGGTACAAAGCTGCGAGTCGGCCTTGCTGTGTCCTTGTTGATTGGCGCAAAGGTTCTCAATGTACAAGTGCCGTTTTACTTCAAAAGCATCGTTGATTCAATGAATATCGATATTGCTGCTGTAGGAGGTACTGCGACGACAGTTGCTGGAGCTATGATCCTTGCATACGGCGCATCTCGTATAGGCGCAACGGTATTCCAGGAATTGCGAAACGCTGTGTTTGCGTCTGTTGCGCAGAACGCTATCCGAAGGGTGGCCTGTAATGTCTTTGATCATCTGCTGCGTCTCGACTTGACGTTCCATCTGTCTAAACAGACTGGCGGTTTAACACGGGCCCTAGATCGCGGTACCAAGGGAATTAGCTTCATTCTGTCCAGTATGGTCTTTCATATCATGCCGACTGCGCTTGAGATCAGCATGGTGTGTGGAATTCTCACTTATAACTATGGCGCAAAGTTTGCTGCTCTCACTGTTTTGACAATGGTGAGCTACACGGCTTTCACCATCTGGACGACGGCTTGGCGCACGAAATTCCGAAGACAGGCAAATGCCGCTGACAACAAGGCTTCCACTGTGGCAGTGGACTCGCTCATCAACTATGAGGCTGTCAAGTACTTCAACAACGAGAAGTTTGAGGTTGCGCGATATGATAAGGCTCTTCAGCAGTATGAGAAGAACTCCATCAAGGTTGCGACATCTCTGGCTTTCCTCAACAGTGGAcaaaacatcatcttctcgtCAGCACTTACGGGTATGATGTACCTTGCCGCCAATGGTGTGGCTGAGGGTACTCTGACCGTCGGTGACCTGGTCATGGTGAACCAGCTTGTCTTTCAACTTTCCGTGCCCCTCAACTTCCTTGGATCAGTCTACCGTGAGCTCCGACAGTCTCTCTTGGACATGGAGACACTCTTCAACCTTCAGAAGGTCAatgccaacatcaaggaAAAGCCTGATGCGAAGCCCCTAGTTCTTTCCAGGGGTGGTGAGATCAAGTTCGAGAATGTTGACTTTGCTTACCACCCTAACCGACCAATTCTGCGAAACTTGTCGTTGACTATCCCCGCTGGAAAGAAGGTCGCTGTTGTTGGCCCCAGCGGTTGCGGAAAGTCcactcttcttcgtcttttgTTCCGGTCTTATGATGTTCAGGGTGGCCGAATCTTGATCGATGACCAGGATGTTCGAGATGTGAACCTCGAGTCCCTTCGCCGCTCAATTGGTGTTGTTCCTCAGGACACCCCTTTGTTCAACGATACCGTTGAGCACAACATCCGCTACGGCTCCATCAACGCCACCCACGACGAGGTTGTTGCCGTCGCCAAGCGTGCTCACGTCCACAACACCATCCAGTCATTCCCCGACGGTTACGACACCAAGGTTGGTGAGCGCGGTCTCATGATCTCCGGCGGAGAGAAGCAGCGTCTTGCTGTTAGTCGACTCCTCCTCAAGGACCCTCCTCTGCTCTTCTTCGACGAGGCAACAAGTGCCCTGGATACCCATACTGAGCAGGCTCTCATGATGAACATCAACAGTATCCTTAGAGAAAAGGGCCGAACAAGTGTCTTCGTGGCTCATCGTCTCCGAACGATCTTTGACTCGGATCTTATCATTGTCCTCAAGGAGGGACAAGTAGCGGAGATGGGCACCCATCGGGAGTTGATCGATCGTGATGGCGTTTACGCAGAGTTGTGGAGTGGTAAGTTGGAATGGTTTCGAGAGATTCGTTTGCTAATAATGTTGTAGCCCAAGAGACTAGATTCCAGGAGGATGGaaatgagaaggatgaagctgaggaggagaatgatggtcagaagaagaactaaatatataatgcctCCAGACAGCACATACCTTGATCAGCTGCTGACATGGCGTAAAATCAATGCAGCTCAAACTTACCGCAAGAAACACTGACTTGATGTAAATCATATGATCGCCTGAGTGGATATGTTCTATCGGGCTTGGCAATTGGATGATGAACAGTCACCGACTGCACTGATAGGGGAAATGAGGGTCTCGAAGTATAACCGACTCGCCGCCGCCTAGAACAAATCCCCTTGGACGACGCCCATGTCGAGAGTGGTTCAGGCGCTCAGCGCAGGCTCGTCGATGAGCGGACCAAGAGGGCCACAcccaagcttgagcttgtcctAACCTTCAACCGTCCTGCCTGGATGTTAAAGACCGTCTTTTACACCAGCCAAGACCACCAGACTCCGGGCCGCTCAATATATGCCCTACGCTGTCCTCGTTGGACCCTCCCAGGCCACTGCGTGAGTGCCGTAAGCGTAGAGGCTGTAAACACGAGGGCCTAGTGATTATGTTCGTCTTTGCCAAGATAGAGTACGAGGTAACCCGCAGCCGGTCCTGTCGGGACTCGAAAAGGACTAAGACCGCTTAACAATATCTCGGCCTATTTGAAGGCAATGCTTTGGCCACAATTCTTCGTGAGGCTATTCTGCAGTGACCAAGATTCGTATTGCGGGGGCGTGTTTCCCTGATTCATTTCTACTGAGCCTCACGGGCGTGGAGTCGGTCGCTCGTAACTTGTTTTGGCTGCTGAACTTCGTCAATTGCGGGAAGGGAGGAATTCAATAGGGCTCGCGGATGCTTGTTCGACGTTCGGATCGAGGGTGGCTCAAAGGCCCTGTAGAGATATAGTTAGCTCAGTGACCAACAAGGGATTTTGTATCAGGATATAAGGAAAGTCAAGTGTGTTGAGACAAGTAGAAGATCGTTGCTACCGAGTCTCAAAGGGGTGCATGTATTACAATGGAGTAGAATCGGTAAAGCTACTCGCCTAGAAGATATGATGCATGCATCAACTTCAAGTTTTCTTCTGCCTGACAAGGGGTTCATTGATCAGAGACAGCCGAAGAGCAAGTGGCCGTTGATTATGCTGACtaggaaaggaaagaaaacccaggactttgatcctaaatgacaaaagacttagtataagtatattataccttttgctgagtttattttatcagcttatatcaaggtctggtgttttcttgctcacTGAGAGCTGAGTGCTGTAGTCGAAAACCTGTGGTCTGCGTGCGATTGTTTCCTCAAAGCCCATGATGAGCTGCGGTGGCAATATAATTGATTGTAAGCTTGCGTCTTTACAGGCTGGGAATAAGTGGCTACAGCTCTGTCGTTCTGGCGGAAAGGGTACAGCTTGGTCGTTGCAGTAGCTTTGATTTCGTAGCTATCTTTCTGTCAGCATCGCCTGCGTATATGACATCCTGATAAAAGAGATGAATGTATCTAAGTAAGAAGATTGACAAATTCAAGTGAGGTCCTCTTGTGAATCGGAAACTAAAGCTTGTGGCTAGTAGGAACGATATTGACAGGGGCAATGACCCAGAGCCCTCCTTGGACTTGAACATTGAAGTTGCGCGCCGAGACGTTGACACCACCGAAGATTCGACCTTACAAGTGCATGGTTTGCATTGTAGGACGctttagttagttagtagcTGAATGCCAGCCATGTCTGAGAATTGCAGAACAAGAAAAGGTCAAGATAAGCCTGGGGGACAGCTTAGACGGGGGTGACACTTGGAGGCGCCTTTGGAGTGCTCCGCTGATATTGGACACATGAAGCTTGGCCTCATCCCGTACATGGATGACCGAGTTCAAACAGTTGGACGAGAGTGAATCCCGGTGGTAGAAGAGAGTCCCGTAAGCTTCGACAGGCATCTAGAAACGGCCTGGTTCTAGACATAGCGGTCTTCGGGTCCAGTGGCGGTTGCGCGGTACGACTTGACGATCGAGATACCTTCAGCCGCATCAGAATTTGTTAGATTTGCTATAAAGTTTCAATAGACAGATTGCTTACAGTATGTGCTTACCAATAACCCGAATCTTCAGGGGTTGCTCGCTTCATCGGTGGTTAATCTCGACTTGCAATACCAGGTCCTTGAGCAGGACCTATAGGTTTTGAAGTCGCTCCTTCAGTACCGGTCATGTTGTATCTGATCGGTATTTGCGTTGGCCGAGTCATGATCTCGATTCGATATGAGCCAGT
Protein-coding regions in this window:
- a CDS encoding hypothetical protein (EggNog:ENOG41) → MDSLEALRERLNETLIPHAQRYPLQAILVTTIILFITTRLFTGSSSSSRKDGSKTPPLAPFWVPLFGHAPRIFLSPSSALTRFRDRYVQGVFSLRLFQSIHSFVFRPSLVARLLEQPGSIADKEYVARRIMMTNFGLEKKDLAAYDKAAPEVYQITREYLSGSHLDTLANAALRDLDDNAADAISFNSYPTDQMDWERGANAELLENTGDEKIMAVDFFELMKTFVARTATISVFGTDFVEVYTDIWPHLWIFNDAFHSLAMGVPVWAPFPSSQRARFALKRLLTFMREYHTELDKFLSDEEPATKWQDFHTISPLVRARTEVYRKHGLSIDIRAAFDVALLWATTVNSTSLISWSLFELYQDQVLLSQIREQITPFVKIVQPKNEFGGAVWIPPQVQKLDLEGLVTKCPLLQGVYLETLRLYGGGWSARYLKEDVILKDKEDSFVLKKGTVAHIVNDLHHSDPRSFTDAKVWQVGRYIEDAVDEKGVKTQKVDPYTVRASDGTLTMCDDSEFTLRKVAMYISVFISLYELEPAGSERWPSPPVVKGVASTQPWGSVRLWAKRRSPQPQ
- the ATM1 gene encoding Iron-sulfur clusters transporter atm1, mitochondrial; amino-acid sequence: MIPQLLLRSSRTCPQRSLALHRLSSVSQRPGLTQTFWTCAPRRERAAPTDSKTKTTKPTAVFPAQKQPTKQNDPLATVDKSATEQRKADWAIMKEMTRYLWPKDDWGTKLRVGLAVSLLIGAKVLNVQVPFYFKSIVDSMNIDIAAVGGTATTVAGAMILAYGASRIGATVFQELRNAVFASVAQNAIRRVACNVFDHLLRLDLTFHLSKQTGGLTRALDRGTKGISFILSSMVFHIMPTALEISMVCGILTYNYGAKFAALTVLTMVSYTAFTIWTTAWRTKFRRQANAADNKASTVAVDSLINYEAVKYFNNEKFEVARYDKALQQYEKNSIKVATSLAFLNSGQNIIFSSALTGMMYLAANGVAEGTLTVGDLVMVNQLVFQLSVPLNFLGSVYRELRQSLLDMETLFNLQKVNANIKEKPDAKPLVLSRGGEIKFENVDFAYHPNRPILRNLSLTIPAGKKVAVVGPSGCGKSTLLRLLFRSYDVQGGRILIDDQDVRDVNLESLRRSIGVVPQDTPLFNDTVEHNIRYGSINATHDEVVAVAKRAHVHNTIQSFPDGYDTKVGERGLMISGGEKQRLAVSRLLLKDPPLLFFDEATSALDTHTEQALMMNINSILREKGRTSVFVAHRLRTIFDSDLIIVLKEGQVAEMGTHRELIDRDGVYAELWSAQETRFQEDGNEKDEAEEENDGQKKN